A window of the Xenopus laevis strain J_2021 chromosome 9_10L, Xenopus_laevis_v10.1, whole genome shotgun sequence genome harbors these coding sequences:
- the LOC108702065 gene encoding uncharacterized protein LOC108702065, translating into MCPLKNLVGILFGVSLCLLRALSSGRFIRAPLNKDLMDGDIRKEVEKALEQMDKPTFQGWHPDEVKQAVPRLHVGLVEMWLHLRNLKREQSEMFRRTKRIISRTAASLQEVGQRVSELHDRLPPRIEAIEQQVVRIQGKEESAERSDQQDSVNGTQLCKTANHMPFHLNQDNTTCPDGQRPVGNTVCKIQCAGSKRDKIGLHKLSHKVATLTELLNGHNELLVELYERLTALEMLQISQRGATPPA; encoded by the exons ATGTGCCCGTTGAAGAATCTGGTTGGCATTCTCTTTGGTGTGTCACTTTGTCTTCTACGTGCCTTGTCTTCTGGGAGGTTCATTAGGGCACCTCTAAATAAAGATCTAATGGACGGAGACATCAGAAAAGAGGTGGAAAAGGCACTGGAGCAGATGGACAAGCCCACCTTCCAAGGATGGCACCCAGACGAGGTCAAACAG GCAGTCCCCAGACTCCACGTTGGTTTGGTTGAAATGTGGCTTCACTTGAGGAACCTTAAACGAGAGCAAAGTGAGATGTTTAGGAGAACAAAGAGGATCATTAGCAGAACTGCTGCTTCTCTCCAAG AAGTGGGACAGAGGGTGTCGGAACTCCACGACCGCTTGCCACCACGGATAGAGGCCATTGAGCAGCAAGTAGTCAGGATTCAGGGGAAGGAGGAGAGCGCAGAGAGAAGCGACCAGCAAGATTCCGTCAATGGAACCCAGTTGTGCAAGACTGCAAATCATATGCCTTTCCATTTAAACCAGGACAACACCACATGCCCAGATGGCCAGAGACCAGTCGGGAACACGGTGTGTAAAATCCAATGTGCCGGAAGTAAACGGGACAAAATCGGCCTTCACAAACTCTCCCACAAAGTGGCCACACTGACTGAGTTACTGAACGGCCACAATGAGCTCTTGGTGGAACTGTATGAAAGACTGACTGCACTGGAAATGCTGCAAATCTCACAAAGAGGGGCAACGCCACCTGCATAA
- the ptx4.L gene encoding pentraxin-4, producing MFRIVVLTAFCLQGVLLEQTRVLEQRKPFFERFRRLEEQFRRFQELTLTRLQGIAENYNLSYNIDARFQHLTDQQRSITEALNATNEVNQREIDGVKFWLKKLQRKTKKLDLKFSSLEESMTQRNKQEMKDKKAKDALISNLTSSIGSQKRLIVQLVMDKKALQKTLDIFQDSVQRQGSKITALEEKLKVIMQNEILPPSGLTAKQNLNRTPDKNIPGPPGINPNPITTQHRMAKLQSKHNQMKRLHEEQQLLIPAKMMMASMTEQHGTKNISVPVEEPQGNVTKNWRLPEEQQQDYVTKNERLPEEEQHGTVTKNVRTTEEEIDFVTKHERLPEAEQHHYEPTNPSLPEKKEHDYATKNLRLAEDKEYEDVTGLPEKERPEVQGSRSPSAVTEIPKEHKEQSTTQSTTVQNTSERQTKQPGTICNVDSMLVFPNASTENFVTFSKGLRHGLHELSICSWVRTDANYLGTILSYATEENDNKLVLHGRNGAAYDALHFVIGDPVYRELPVVPFLDGNWHHTCFIWSAIQGKYWFYVDRRLASTGSRFQKGYEIPPGGSLILGQEQDTLGGGFDSSEAFVGNLAGFAMWNRALSPGEVSGIAIGKGFPRGTILTMGDEPSLHGSVQKVSCPCLEDCM from the exons TTTCGCAGGTTCCAAGAGCTAACACTGACACGTCTTCAGGGCATAGCAGAAAATTACAACTTGTCATACAACATTGACGCCCGCTTCCAACATTTAACTGACCAGCAGAGGTCCATCACAGAAGCTCTAAATGCAACCAATGAAGTGAATCAGAGGGAAATTGATGGGGTAAAATTCTGGTTGAAAAAACTCCAAAGGAAAACAAAGAAGCTTGACCTAAAGTTCTCCTCCCTAGAGGAGTCCATGACTCAAAGAAATaagcaggagatgaaagataAGAAGGCAAAGGATGCATTGATCTCAAACTTGACCTCATCAATTGGCAGTCAGAAGAGGCTTATTGTACAGCTAGTTATGGACAAGAAAGCACTACAAAAAACCCTGGATATatttcaggattcggttcaaAGGCAGGGAAGCAAAATAACTGCACTGGAGGAGAAACTAAAAGTCATCATGCAAAACGAGATTTTACCACCAAGTGGTCTGACCGCAAAACAAAATCTGAACCGAACTCCTGATAAGAACATTCCAGGACCTCCAGGGATTAATCCAAATCCTATAACTACCCAGCACCGAATGGCAAAGCTTCAGTCCAAGCACAACCAGATGAAGAGACTTCATGAGGAGCAACAGCTGCTTATCCCAGCCAAAATGATGATGGCATCTATGACAGAACAACATGGAACTAAGAACATTAGCGTCCCAGTGGAAGAACCCCAGGGAAACGTGACAAAGAATTGGAGGTTGCCAGAAGAACAACAGCAAGATTATGTGACAAAGAATGAAAGATTACCAGAGGAAGAACAACATGGAACTGTTACAAAGAATGTAAGGACAACAGAAGAAGAGATTGATTTTGTGACAAAGCACGAGAGATTGCCAGAAGCGGAACAACATCATTATGAGCCAACTAATCCAAGCTTGCCAGAGAAGAAAGAACATGACTATGCAACCAAAAACTTGAGGTTAGCAGAGGATAAAGAATATGAAGATGTGACAGGCTTACCAGAGAAAGAAAGACCAGAGGTACAAGGAAGTAGGTCACCATCAGCAGTAACAGAGATCCCAAAAGAGCACAAGGAACAGAGCACTACACAGAGCACCACTGTGCAGAACACTAGTGAGCGGCAAACCAAGCAACCTGGCACAA TATGTAACGTGGACTCAATGTTGGTGTTCCCCAATGCTTCAACTGAAAACTTTGTCACCTTCAGCAAAGGTCTAAGACATGGACTTCATGAACTGTCCATCTGCAGTTGGGTGAGGACCGATGCCAATTATCTGGGTACCATACTTTCCTATGCAACAGAAGAGAATGACAATAAGCTGGTGCTACATGGCAGAAATGGAGCAGCCTATGACGCCCTCCACTTTGTCATAGGAGATCCTGTATACCGAGAGTTGCCCGTGGTTCCTTTTTTGGATGGCAACTGGCATCATACCTGCTTCATCTGGTCAGCCATTCAGGGCAAATACTGGTTTTATGTTGACCGAAGGTTGGCTTCTACCGGCTCCCGGTTTCAGAAAGGCTATGAGATACCTCCAGGAGGGTCACTGATTCTTGGACAAGAGCAAGATACCTTGGGTGGTGGTTTTGATAGCTCTGAAGCTTTTGTGGGGAACCTGGCTGGCTTTGCAATGTGGAACCGTGCTTTATCCCCAGGTGAGGTCTCTGGCATAGCCATCGGGAAAGGCTTCCCAAGAGGTACCATCTTAACAATGGGAGATGAACCTTCACTGCATGGATCTGTGCAAAAAGTAAGCTGTCCCTGCTTGGAAGACTGTATGTAA